One uncultured Hyphomonas sp. genomic region harbors:
- the carB gene encoding carbamoyl-phosphate synthase large subunit, whose amino-acid sequence MPKRTDISSILVIGAGPIIIGQACEFDYSGVQAVKALKDEGYRVILVNSNPATIMTDPGLADATYIEPITPEIVEKIIIEEKPDALLPTMGGQTALNCALDLHYAGILEKHGVELIGAKADAIEMAEDRALFREAMDRIGLENPRATIVSSPRKADGKYDRIEGLKRAMDALETVGLPAIIRPAFTLGGTGGGVAYNVEEYEEICRSGLAASPNAQILVDESLLGWKEYEMEVVRDKADNAIIICSIENIDPMGVHTGDSITVAPALTLTDKEYQVMRNASLAVLREIGVETGGSNVQFAVNPADGRLVVIEMNPRVSRSSALASKATGFPIAKVAAKLAVGYTLDELDNDITGVTPASFEPTIDYVVTKIPRFAFEKYKGTEPVLTTAMKSVGEAMAIGRNFKESLQKALNSLETGLTGLNELPFEDETKLRAALAIQSPDRLRVVAEAFRMDLSVDDVYAITSIDKWFLRQIEEIIATEKMIRAQGLPDSAFAMTDLKAMGFSDKRLAELTGNTEEAVRDQRHALDVRPVYKRIDTCAAEFAAKTPYLYSTYEHPLFGQEKADCEALPTAREKVVILGGGPNRIGQGIEFDYCCCHAAFAMEDLGMESIMVNCNPETVSTDYDTSDRLYFEPLTDEHVLEIIHKESGTGHLRGVIVQFGGQTPLKLANPLHQQNIPILGTSPASIDLAEDREQFAALLDKLGIQQAPSRTARSVDEAQIKANEIGYPVMLRPSFVLGGRAMEIARNDEDLRKFAAEALQVSGDASLFIDRYLSDATEVDVDAICDGENVHVAGIMEHIEEAGVHSGDSACVLPPFTLSPALQGRLAEQTIALARALDVRGLINIQFAVKGEEIYVLEANPRASRTVPFVAKAVGAPIAGIAAKVMAGEKLTAFDLTHANPRRIAVKEAVFPFARFPGVDPQLGPEMRSTGEVMGWDDDFGTAFLKSQLGCGVVLPAEGAVFISVKDSDKTGVIEAARELINLGFTLVATSGTAAHLEAEGLPVSSINKVNEGQPHIVDAMINGDIQLVFNTTEGATSIADSASIRRTAVARKIPYYTTLAASMASVRAITSMKSREISVRALQSA is encoded by the coding sequence ATGCCAAAGCGCACAGATATCAGCTCCATTCTCGTCATTGGCGCCGGACCGATCATCATCGGACAGGCCTGCGAATTCGATTATTCGGGCGTCCAGGCGGTGAAGGCCCTCAAGGATGAAGGCTACCGCGTCATCCTCGTCAACTCGAACCCGGCCACGATCATGACGGATCCGGGACTGGCCGACGCGACCTATATCGAACCGATCACACCGGAAATCGTCGAGAAGATCATCATCGAAGAAAAGCCGGATGCGCTGCTGCCCACGATGGGCGGTCAGACCGCGCTGAACTGCGCGCTGGACCTGCACTATGCAGGCATTCTGGAGAAGCATGGCGTCGAGCTCATCGGCGCCAAGGCGGACGCTATCGAGATGGCTGAAGATCGCGCCCTCTTCCGCGAGGCGATGGACCGGATCGGCCTGGAAAATCCGCGCGCGACAATTGTCTCCTCGCCGAGAAAGGCCGACGGCAAATACGACCGGATTGAAGGTCTTAAGCGCGCCATGGACGCGCTGGAGACCGTTGGCCTGCCCGCCATCATCCGTCCGGCCTTCACGCTCGGCGGCACGGGCGGCGGCGTTGCCTACAATGTTGAGGAGTATGAAGAGATCTGCCGCTCGGGCCTCGCGGCGTCTCCCAATGCGCAGATCCTCGTCGACGAGAGCCTGCTCGGCTGGAAAGAATATGAGATGGAGGTTGTCCGCGACAAAGCGGACAATGCCATCATCATCTGCTCCATCGAGAACATCGACCCGATGGGTGTCCACACAGGCGACTCCATCACCGTCGCCCCTGCTCTGACCCTCACCGACAAGGAATATCAGGTGATGCGTAACGCGTCGCTTGCCGTGCTGCGCGAGATCGGTGTCGAGACCGGCGGCTCGAATGTCCAGTTCGCAGTGAACCCCGCAGACGGGCGCCTGGTCGTCATCGAGATGAACCCGCGCGTGTCGCGCTCCTCCGCGCTGGCGTCCAAGGCAACCGGTTTCCCGATTGCGAAAGTCGCCGCGAAGCTGGCGGTCGGCTACACGCTGGATGAGCTGGACAATGACATCACCGGTGTGACGCCTGCCTCTTTCGAGCCGACCATCGACTATGTCGTCACCAAGATCCCGCGTTTCGCTTTCGAAAAGTACAAGGGCACGGAACCCGTCCTGACCACGGCGATGAAGTCCGTCGGCGAGGCGATGGCGATTGGCCGGAACTTCAAGGAAAGCCTTCAGAAGGCGCTGAACTCCCTCGAAACAGGGTTGACCGGCCTGAACGAACTGCCCTTCGAGGATGAAACGAAACTGCGCGCCGCTCTGGCCATCCAGTCACCAGATCGCCTGCGTGTCGTCGCCGAGGCGTTCCGAATGGATCTGAGCGTCGACGACGTCTACGCCATCACATCGATCGACAAATGGTTCCTGCGCCAGATCGAAGAGATTATCGCCACAGAGAAAATGATCCGCGCGCAAGGCCTGCCGGATAGTGCGTTCGCAATGACCGACCTCAAGGCGATGGGCTTCTCCGACAAGCGCCTCGCTGAACTGACGGGCAACACGGAAGAAGCCGTGCGTGACCAGCGCCACGCGCTGGACGTCCGCCCGGTGTACAAGCGCATCGACACCTGCGCCGCCGAGTTCGCCGCCAAGACGCCTTATCTCTACTCCACCTATGAGCACCCGTTGTTCGGTCAGGAAAAGGCAGACTGCGAAGCCCTGCCGACCGCCCGCGAGAAAGTCGTCATTCTTGGCGGCGGCCCGAACCGGATCGGCCAGGGGATCGAGTTCGACTATTGCTGCTGCCATGCCGCCTTCGCCATGGAAGACCTCGGCATGGAGTCGATCATGGTGAACTGTAACCCGGAAACGGTGTCTACAGACTATGATACGTCCGACCGCCTCTATTTCGAGCCGCTGACCGACGAGCACGTGCTCGAGATCATTCACAAGGAAAGCGGCACCGGCCATCTGCGCGGCGTGATCGTCCAGTTTGGCGGCCAGACCCCGCTGAAGCTCGCCAATCCGCTGCATCAGCAGAACATTCCGATCCTCGGGACAAGTCCGGCTTCGATTGACCTGGCCGAAGACCGCGAGCAGTTCGCTGCCCTCCTGGACAAGCTCGGCATCCAGCAGGCCCCGTCAAGAACCGCGCGCAGCGTGGACGAAGCGCAGATCAAGGCGAACGAGATCGGCTACCCGGTCATGCTCCGGCCGAGCTTCGTGCTTGGCGGCCGTGCCATGGAGATTGCCCGCAACGATGAAGATCTGCGCAAATTCGCTGCCGAAGCGCTCCAGGTTTCCGGCGATGCGTCTCTGTTCATCGACCGCTATCTCTCGGACGCCACCGAGGTGGATGTCGATGCGATCTGCGACGGCGAGAACGTCCACGTCGCAGGCATCATGGAGCATATCGAGGAAGCCGGCGTGCATTCCGGCGACTCCGCATGTGTGCTTCCGCCCTTCACGCTTTCGCCCGCCCTGCAGGGCCGACTCGCCGAGCAGACGATCGCGCTCGCCCGCGCGCTGGACGTGCGTGGACTGATCAACATTCAGTTCGCCGTGAAAGGCGAAGAGATATACGTTCTGGAGGCCAATCCACGCGCCAGCCGGACCGTCCCGTTCGTCGCCAAGGCCGTTGGTGCGCCGATTGCCGGCATCGCCGCGAAAGTGATGGCGGGTGAGAAGCTTACAGCGTTTGACCTGACCCACGCCAATCCGCGCCGGATTGCCGTTAAAGAAGCCGTGTTCCCCTTCGCCCGCTTCCCGGGTGTCGACCCGCAGCTCGGCCCGGAAATGCGCTCTACCGGCGAAGTCATGGGCTGGGACGATGATTTCGGCACCGCCTTCCTGAAAAGCCAGCTCGGTTGCGGCGTGGTTCTCCCTGCGGAAGGTGCCGTCTTCATTTCGGTGAAGGATTCGGACAAGACCGGCGTCATCGAGGCGGCGCGCGAGCTCATCAACCTAGGCTTCACCCTGGTGGCCACGTCTGGCACGGCGGCTCACCTGGAAGCTGAAGGCCTGCCGGTCAGCTCGATCAACAAGGTCAATGAGGGCCAGCCCCACATTGTGGATGCCATGATCAATGGCGACATCCAGCTGGTGTTCAATACGACGGAAGGCGCAACATCCATTGCAGATAGCGCCTCGATCCGCCGGACGGCGGTGGCTCGGAAGATTCCGTACTACACAACGCTCGCCGCATCGATGGCGTCTGTTCGCGCCATCACCAGCATGAAGTCACGGGAAATCTCCGTGCGTGCCTTGCAATCGGCGTGA
- a CDS encoding YMGG-like glycine zipper-containing protein, which yields MTLPVKLMAIGASAAILAACTSTGTTERNAAYGAAAGAVAGAVIGNNVGDGDAERGAIIGGALGGAAGAAKGCTEAEDCDMPGVKDQETERDSDGDGVANAYDRYPYDRSRW from the coding sequence ATGACCCTCCCAGTGAAACTGATGGCCATTGGTGCCAGCGCAGCCATTCTGGCTGCCTGTACTTCTACCGGCACAACCGAACGCAACGCAGCCTATGGCGCCGCCGCAGGGGCCGTTGCAGGCGCCGTGATCGGCAACAATGTCGGCGATGGCGATGCGGAACGCGGCGCCATCATCGGTGGTGCACTTGGCGGCGCAGCCGGCGCAGCGAAAGGCTGCACAGAGGCCGAAGACTGCGACATGCCCGGTGTAAAAGACCAGGAAACCGAGCGAGATTCCGACGGTGACGGCGTGGCAAACGCCTACGACCGCTACCCTTATGACCGCTCGCGCTGGTAA
- a CDS encoding MBL fold metallo-hydrolase, with amino-acid sequence MTETPANQPKLEIRIIPVTPLQQNTSMIWSTETKEGVFVDPGGEIDKLMGAAEQFGVKIVAVWLTHGHMDHAGAAAAVAERTGCPIIGPHEDDQWLLDEIETQGAKYGIKDGRNVKPDQYLHDGDVLDLAGNKFGVVHTPGHTPGHVVIYSQEGGLAFVGDVLFRGSVGRTDFPRGNHQQLIDSITGKLWPLGEQMRFVPGHGPLSTFGQERQDNPFVADAVTGYQGTEKQAPDEISQKLSKRWS; translated from the coding sequence ATGACTGAGACACCCGCCAACCAGCCCAAGCTCGAGATCCGGATCATCCCGGTCACGCCCCTGCAGCAGAATACGTCCATGATCTGGTCGACCGAGACCAAGGAAGGCGTTTTCGTCGACCCCGGTGGTGAGATCGACAAGCTGATGGGCGCTGCAGAACAGTTCGGCGTGAAGATTGTCGCGGTCTGGCTGACCCACGGCCATATGGACCATGCAGGCGCTGCAGCGGCCGTGGCAGAGCGGACCGGCTGTCCCATCATCGGCCCGCACGAGGACGACCAGTGGCTGCTGGATGAGATCGAAACGCAGGGCGCAAAATACGGCATCAAGGACGGCCGGAACGTCAAACCGGACCAGTACCTGCACGATGGCGATGTCCTCGACCTGGCCGGCAACAAGTTTGGCGTCGTGCATACGCCCGGGCACACGCCGGGCCATGTGGTGATCTATTCCCAGGAGGGGGGACTCGCCTTTGTCGGCGATGTGCTTTTCCGCGGCTCGGTCGGACGGACGGATTTTCCGCGCGGCAATCATCAGCAGCTGATCGACTCGATCACCGGCAAGCTCTGGCCGCTCGGCGAGCAGATGCGCTTCGTGCCCGGTCACGGCCCGCTCTCGACCTTCGGACAAGAGCGTCAGGACAACCCGTTCGTAGCTGACGCGGTCACCGGCTATCAGGGCACCGAGAAACAGGCTCCGGACGAAATCAGCCAGAAGCTTTCCAAACGCTGGAGCTGA
- a CDS encoding M48 family metallopeptidase, which yields MPTQPGGMYRGGGGIARLLRSRFGLLLIAAIGLFLYWQMNQKPVPFSGRTQLNTIPVEREVELGQQSYLQILNQEQSQGNTVLCAGGNCSGEAAQLTATVREIGARLQAAAVELERELLDEGYAFTPVAETFDWTYYVVQSATPNAFCLPGGYVAVYTGILDITGDYNGRVDLDDLADPDKLAVVMGHEIGHALAHHGAERMSQQQVMQVGQVAVGMSMGDMDPSQQRAIMQAFGIAAQGGMLKFSREHETEADKIGLGLLVRACYDPREAPELWQRMGKIGVGQRPPEWMSTHPASETRAENFRKWMPDAIAEYERRCGPLR from the coding sequence ATGCCGACACAACCAGGCGGGATGTATCGAGGCGGTGGAGGGATCGCGCGTCTTCTGCGCAGCCGCTTTGGCCTGTTGTTGATCGCCGCCATTGGGCTCTTCCTCTACTGGCAGATGAACCAGAAGCCTGTGCCGTTTTCCGGACGGACACAGCTGAACACGATTCCGGTCGAGCGGGAGGTCGAGCTGGGCCAGCAATCCTATCTGCAGATCCTCAATCAGGAGCAGAGTCAGGGCAACACGGTATTATGTGCGGGCGGGAACTGTTCGGGAGAGGCGGCGCAGCTGACCGCCACAGTGCGCGAGATCGGGGCACGGCTTCAGGCGGCCGCGGTCGAGCTTGAGCGGGAATTGCTGGATGAGGGCTATGCCTTCACGCCGGTCGCAGAGACATTCGACTGGACCTATTACGTCGTCCAGTCAGCAACGCCGAACGCCTTCTGCCTGCCGGGCGGATATGTTGCGGTCTATACCGGCATTCTGGACATCACCGGTGACTATAATGGCCGGGTCGATCTGGATGATCTGGCCGACCCGGACAAGCTGGCCGTGGTGATGGGGCATGAGATAGGTCACGCGCTCGCCCATCACGGGGCAGAGCGGATGAGCCAGCAGCAGGTGATGCAGGTCGGACAGGTGGCTGTCGGCATGTCGATGGGAGACATGGACCCCTCACAGCAACGCGCGATCATGCAGGCCTTCGGGATCGCCGCTCAAGGCGGGATGCTCAAATTTTCCCGCGAGCACGAGACCGAGGCGGACAAGATCGGCCTCGGTCTGCTGGTACGGGCCTGTTACGACCCGCGTGAGGCACCGGAACTGTGGCAGCGCATGGGGAAGATCGGCGTTGGCCAGCGCCCGCCCGAATGGATGAGCACGCACCCGGCCAGCGAGACGCGTGCGGAGAATTTCCGCAAATGGATGCCTGACGCGATCGCCGAATACGAGCGCCGATGCGGACCGCTTCGCTAG
- a CDS encoding TetR family transcriptional regulator, with protein sequence MPRRTAEQAEITRAAILEAARHRFAEDGYNASIASIVSEAGVTKGALFHHFPSKLDLFREVWTDLQTRMGEEALSEARKMSGEDDPYIQFLTGARVYLKWAARPEYFKIVLYEGPVVLGLQGWYESNRDLGQSNVHRAIEVLAERGRIDPRRVNSYAVLIQSALNGAGFALAEGVDGLSPDEVYEAFEIMVRNLN encoded by the coding sequence ATGCCAAGGCGAACTGCAGAACAGGCTGAGATTACGCGCGCCGCCATCCTTGAGGCGGCCCGGCACAGATTTGCCGAAGACGGATATAATGCCAGCATCGCCAGCATCGTTTCTGAAGCCGGCGTTACGAAAGGCGCGCTTTTCCACCACTTCCCCAGCAAGCTCGATCTGTTCCGCGAGGTCTGGACAGACTTGCAAACCCGGATGGGAGAGGAGGCTCTATCCGAAGCGCGCAAGATGAGTGGGGAGGATGATCCCTATATTCAGTTTCTGACAGGTGCCCGGGTCTATCTCAAATGGGCTGCCCGCCCGGAATACTTCAAGATCGTGCTATATGAAGGGCCGGTCGTGCTTGGTCTTCAGGGCTGGTACGAGTCCAATCGCGACCTTGGTCAAAGCAACGTCCACAGGGCGATAGAAGTGCTTGCAGAGCGAGGCCGGATCGATCCGCGCCGTGTGAACTCCTACGCGGTCCTCATTCAGTCGGCGCTTAATGGGGCCGGGTTTGCGCTTGCCGAAGGGGTCGACGGGCTGAGCCCCGACGAGGTCTATGAGGCCTTCGAAATCATGGTTCGAAATCTGAACTAG
- a CDS encoding 2OG-Fe(II) oxygenase, whose translation MTAIACEAPLPGDNRLGAILGDLSSKGWSWQPHMLPDALYHALRAEVLAANSEDDLAPAGIGRETDYQLDRTIRKSRIAWMDGSTPAQAGFLQWAEQLRLSLNQALMIGMFEFEACFAVYRPGEFYDRHLDSFEGARNRVVSLVVYLNDDWHAENGGALVVWPEGADEAAEPAARLLPEKAGVVFMLSETVPHAVEVTHASRFGIAAWWRVNPSIQGHIDPLA comes from the coding sequence ATGACGGCCATTGCCTGTGAGGCCCCATTGCCCGGCGACAATCGCCTGGGCGCAATTCTGGGTGACCTGTCCTCAAAGGGCTGGAGCTGGCAGCCGCACATGCTGCCGGACGCATTGTATCATGCGCTGCGCGCCGAAGTTCTGGCAGCCAATTCAGAGGACGATCTGGCGCCCGCCGGGATCGGCCGGGAAACCGACTATCAGCTGGACAGAACGATCCGCAAATCCCGGATTGCCTGGATGGATGGCTCGACCCCGGCGCAGGCAGGTTTCCTGCAGTGGGCGGAACAGCTGCGCCTGTCTCTCAATCAGGCACTCATGATCGGCATGTTCGAATTCGAGGCCTGTTTCGCGGTTTACCGGCCAGGCGAATTCTACGACCGCCACCTCGACAGCTTTGAAGGCGCCCGCAACCGGGTCGTCTCTCTGGTCGTTTACCTGAATGACGACTGGCACGCCGAGAATGGCGGTGCGCTCGTGGTCTGGCCGGAAGGGGCCGACGAGGCCGCAGAGCCCGCCGCGCGCCTGCTGCCGGAGAAGGCCGGGGTTGTGTTCATGCTGTCGGAAACTGTTCCGCATGCCGTTGAAGTGACACATGCATCCCGTTTCGGCATTGCGGCCTGGTGGCGGGTAAACCCGTCCATCCAGGGACACATCGATCCGCTCGCCTAG
- the carA gene encoding glutamine-hydrolyzing carbamoyl-phosphate synthase small subunit, with the protein MAKTQAVTSATGAIALADGTVFLGHGTGAEGIHTGELCFNTAITGYQEILTDPSYASQIVLFTFPHIGNVGANGEDNEESSDPASHAARGAIFREPITAPSNWRSTETFESWLQKRGIVGLSGVDTRAITRLIREKGMQKAAICHQPGGNIDLDALIETARAWEGLETADLAADVDTNAEFENSESLWQPETGYGHLDAPGFHVVVVDFGVKKNILRNLANVGVRATVVNGDTSFEDIASHKPDGVVFSNGPGDPAATIQRSGDMIRAVIDSGLPILGICLGHQLLALALGAKTMKMAQGHHGANHPVKDLSTGKVEIVSMNHGFTVDPATLPSGVEESHRSLFDGTNSGLAVKDRPIISVQHHPEASPGPQDSFYLFQRFADLMDQHRAGK; encoded by the coding sequence ATGGCCAAAACTCAAGCGGTGACATCAGCCACCGGAGCAATTGCCCTCGCCGACGGCACCGTTTTCCTGGGTCACGGAACAGGAGCAGAAGGCATCCACACCGGAGAATTGTGTTTTAATACAGCGATTACGGGCTATCAGGAGATCCTGACCGACCCGTCCTACGCCTCGCAAATCGTCCTCTTCACATTTCCCCATATCGGCAATGTCGGCGCCAATGGCGAAGACAATGAAGAGTCTTCAGACCCCGCTTCCCATGCGGCCCGGGGCGCCATTTTCCGCGAGCCGATCACCGCGCCTTCGAACTGGCGGTCCACCGAAACCTTCGAATCATGGCTGCAGAAACGCGGCATTGTCGGCCTTTCGGGCGTCGATACCCGCGCGATCACGCGGCTGATCCGCGAAAAAGGCATGCAAAAGGCGGCTATCTGCCACCAGCCTGGCGGAAATATCGACCTTGATGCGCTGATTGAGACAGCCCGTGCCTGGGAAGGCCTGGAGACAGCTGACCTGGCGGCTGATGTCGATACGAACGCTGAATTCGAGAACTCCGAGAGCCTCTGGCAGCCGGAAACCGGTTACGGGCACCTCGATGCGCCTGGCTTCCATGTCGTCGTGGTCGATTTCGGTGTCAAAAAGAACATCCTGCGCAATCTCGCCAATGTCGGCGTGCGCGCGACCGTGGTGAACGGCGACACCTCGTTTGAGGACATCGCCTCGCACAAGCCGGATGGCGTGGTATTCTCCAACGGCCCCGGTGATCCGGCGGCAACGATCCAGCGCTCCGGCGACATGATCCGCGCCGTCATCGACAGCGGCCTGCCGATCCTCGGGATCTGCCTCGGTCACCAATTGCTGGCCCTCGCCCTTGGCGCCAAGACAATGAAAATGGCGCAGGGCCATCACGGTGCGAACCATCCGGTGAAAGACCTCTCCACCGGCAAGGTCGAGATCGTGTCGATGAACCATGGTTTCACGGTTGACCCGGCCACCCTGCCCTCGGGCGTGGAAGAGAGCCACCGCTCGCTGTTCGACGGAACCAATTCGGGCCTCGCTGTAAAGGACCGGCCGATCATCTCGGTTCAGCATCACCCCGAAGCCAGCCCCGGCCCGCAGGACAGTTTCTACCTGTTCCAGCGCTTTGCGGATCTGATGGATCAACACCGGGCCGGAAAATAG
- a CDS encoding GatB/YqeY domain-containing protein — protein MGREDVSGLMSLKARIANALKSEIEQGQPGVRLATLRLIDCAVRDRDVCARGRGAGEGCPDADVRRVLETMVAQREVAAREHEDAGRLEEAIREREEIEIIQQFLPVPLQGKALDSAVDEIVTDLGASKLKDLGRCMSALKERYPGMIETGAAGKAVRKALSRAS, from the coding sequence ATGGGCCGAGAAGATGTGAGTGGATTGATGTCGCTTAAGGCGCGCATTGCAAATGCCCTCAAATCAGAAATTGAGCAGGGCCAGCCAGGCGTTCGTCTTGCGACGCTGCGCCTGATCGATTGCGCCGTGCGCGACCGGGACGTGTGTGCCCGCGGGCGCGGGGCAGGCGAAGGCTGCCCGGATGCCGATGTTCGGCGCGTGCTCGAGACCATGGTCGCCCAGCGCGAAGTGGCAGCCCGCGAGCATGAAGATGCTGGCCGGCTCGAAGAAGCCATCCGCGAGCGTGAGGAAATCGAGATCATCCAGCAATTCCTGCCGGTTCCCTTGCAGGGCAAGGCCCTGGACTCGGCCGTGGATGAGATCGTGACGGACCTTGGTGCCTCGAAGCTCAAGGATCTCGGCCGCTGTATGAGCGCGCTCAAGGAGCGTTATCCCGGCATGATCGAGACCGGCGCTGCCGGCAAGGCTGTCCGCAAGGCGCTTTCACGCGCCAGCTGA
- a CDS encoding PRC-barrel domain-containing protein: MKPLLFTASAIALMMGAAACSQAASHAETTPPAATETAAATPDQVKDEHAADLKEMTRADIEPAARDTYTMAPDELFASSLIGSEVLNPVGEEIATVADVWIGEAGDTPKLIVREGGVAGVGGTLHAIGFDSATIENVADGGEPDVRVTYSEASLEGLPEFEQNGVDDYRLASEAMGTTASLAFGDTLARVNDFIMKTDGTPEYVVISDGLAATTKFVVDADTLTIEQGDGDGSLLIDVDADAFAHAKVLPADQ, encoded by the coding sequence ATGAAACCCCTTCTTTTTACCGCCTCCGCGATAGCCCTGATGATGGGTGCCGCCGCCTGTTCGCAAGCGGCCAGCCATGCAGAGACAACACCGCCAGCGGCAACGGAAACGGCAGCGGCCACGCCGGACCAGGTCAAGGACGAACACGCTGCTGACCTGAAAGAAATGACCCGCGCTGACATCGAGCCTGCGGCCCGCGACACCTATACGATGGCGCCGGATGAGTTGTTCGCTTCCAGCCTGATCGGATCTGAAGTCCTGAACCCCGTCGGCGAGGAAATCGCCACCGTGGCAGATGTCTGGATTGGCGAAGCCGGTGACACGCCGAAACTGATCGTCCGTGAAGGCGGTGTGGCCGGTGTTGGCGGCACGCTTCATGCCATCGGATTTGACAGTGCGACGATCGAGAACGTCGCTGACGGGGGCGAGCCGGACGTGCGCGTGACCTATTCTGAAGCGTCGCTGGAAGGCCTCCCGGAATTTGAACAGAACGGCGTGGACGACTATCGCCTGGCATCCGAAGCGATGGGCACGACGGCCTCGCTGGCCTTTGGTGACACGCTTGCCCGGGTGAACGATTTCATCATGAAAACGGACGGCACGCCGGAATACGTCGTCATCTCTGACGGCCTCGCCGCAACGACGAAATTCGTTGTTGATGCCGATACGCTGACCATCGAACAGGGTGACGGTGATGGCAGCTTGTTGATCGATGTCGATGCAGACGCCTTTGCCCACGCCAAAGTGCTGCCGGCCGATCAATAA